The following proteins come from a genomic window of Coffea arabica cultivar ET-39 chromosome 11c, Coffea Arabica ET-39 HiFi, whole genome shotgun sequence:
- the LOC140017025 gene encoding uncharacterized protein — protein sequence MKSRLAPTNWPFAAVLFFCSLISDLSAEVQRAGESGEVGSGYLNIGRRALMGFKETPNGGNITYECSPSGPCVPCAYSEKNDEKYRCSETGYRIPLKCVDTGSDSKEANGKKLQKGRSALESMKVMQPVNMNSGDKLTIMASQRHLLDESTTSDDGRQAYITYRSCIPAANEEKLSVLGFEGIMVGLLLISGSAIYFRRKRANAVPGGQARVPNNSRF from the exons ATGAAATCCCGTTTGGCTCCGACGAATTGGCCGTTTGCCGCCGTCCTCTTCTTCTGCTCTTTAATCTCCGATCTCTCTGCTGAGGTCCAAAG AGCAGGAGAAAGTGGAGAAGTGGGTTCAGGATATCTCAACATTGGAAGAAGAGCTTTGATGGGTTTTAAGGAGACTCCTAATGGTGGAAATATTACCTATGAATGCTCACCTTCAGGTCCTTGTGTCCCCTGTGCCTACTCTGAaaag AATGATGAAAAGTATCGCTGCAGTGAAACTGGATATCGTATCCCCTTGAAATGTGTGGATACTGGGTCTGATTCAAAGGAGGCAAATGGCAAGAAATTGCAGAAAGGTCGATCTGCTCTTGAAAGCATGAAGGTTATGCAGCCTGTCAATATGAATTCTGGAGACAAGCTTACTATAATGGCATCACAGAGACATTTACTCGATGAGTCGACCACATCAGATGATGGCAGACAAGCTTATATTACTTACAGAAGTTGTATACCTGCTGCAAATGAAGAAAAGTTGTCTGTGCTGGGTTTTGAG GGGATTATGGTCGGTTTGCTGCTTATTAGTGGTTCAGCCATATACTTCAGAAGGAAGAGAGCTAACGCTGTGCCAGGGGGACAAGCCAGAGTACCTAATAATTCTAGGTTTTAA
- the LOC140016883 gene encoding transcription factor MYB1R1-like → MASSCSLQCGNDGQNCCQTCPEVSGAGPAAAAAADGCNKGFMLFGVRVMEGSFRKSASMNNLAQFEQPQDSMNNNDVNAGYASDDVVHPSARNRERKRGVPWTEDEHRLFLLGLQKVGKGDWRGISRNFVKTRTPTQVASHAQKYFLRRNNHSRRRRRSSLFDITTDTVLGSAMEDRAQEESVPQPAMQQQKNLINNLEKFPMSTYPTNIAPVMLPVNPVKGVSSLESLTLGPANNQLLLNRTNNTSSPTPKLIRPIPLAPIPPSSKMADLNLNKTTIPDPLPLSLKLSTPSSSAASQPSSEQHSPSSSSPPARHTSPFQAMPSSFDNSSGDSIISVA, encoded by the exons ATGGCCAGCTCATGCTCTCTGCAGTGTGGAAATGATGGCCAGAACTGCTGCCAAACATGCCCGGAAGTTAGTGGTGCCGGGCCGGCCGCGGCGGCTGCAGCTGATGGTTGTAATAAAGGGTTCATGCTGTTTGGTGTAAGAGTGATGGAGGGATCATTCAGGAAAAGTGCTAGTATGAACAATCTTGCTCAGTTTGAGCAGCCTCAGGATTCCATGAATAATAATGATGTTAACGCCGGATATGCTTCCGATGATGTTGTCCATCCTTCTGCTAGAAACCGGGAACGAAAACGAG GAGTGCCCTGGACTGAGGATGAGCACAGGCTATTTTTGCTGGGATTGCAAAAAGTGGGGAAAGGAGATTGGAGAGGAATTTCAAGAAACTTTGTCAAGACACGTACACCTACTCAGGTTGCTAGCCATGCTCAGAAATACTTCCTCCGCCGCAACAATCACAGCCGGAGGCGCCGGAGATCTAGTCTCTTTGACATCACCACTGATACG GTTTTGGGCTCAGCAATGGAAGACAGAGCACAAGAAGAATCCGTGCCTCAACCAGCAATGCAACAGCAGAAAAATCTAATCAacaatctggaaaaatttcccATGTCCACCTATCCAACAAATATTGCGCCTGTAATGTTACCAGTCAACCCAGTCAAGGGTGTATCATCGTTAGAGAGCCTTACATTAGGACCAGCCAACAATCAATTGCTGCTAAACCGTACCAATAATACATCATCCCCAACTCCTAAGCTTATTCGTCCAATCCCTCTTGCTCCGATCCCTCCATCCTCAAAAATGGCAGATCTCAACTTAAACAAGACAACCATCCCAGACCCTTTGCCTTTATCATTAAAACTATCAACCCCTTCGTCATCAGCAGCATCGCAACCATCATCAGAGCAGCACTCGCCGTCATCATCGTCACCGCCGGCGAGGCACACATCACCATTTCAGGCCATGCCAAGTAGTTTTGACAATAGCAGTGGAGACAGCATCATCAGTGTTGCTTGA
- the LOC140004085 gene encoding protein COFACTOR ASSEMBLY OF COMPLEX C SUBUNIT B CCB4, chloroplastic-like isoform X2, translating into MGAGTLIRPTPLKSSPLSQQRPPPRTPTPGYHSSNSISIPRSSTPVKASSSLNSQGDYGGPKPKRECVADWVSQNDDVVRSLPIYVGGLSLLAVLVNRTISGIAPVADASSSQSRADLLTLGLAVTNILNGLVWLSIRPKSVSAVNPEGAECQSICPLLPDFISSELLWVWESLSDATCCRSLIIVYDKRVILQIGFATASSNTHDAVVVDVDKLMKGSLYQGALKSKSQSYLANLSLYPAKSELPFLPPNTQSSCNPLVIKDSP; encoded by the exons ATGGGGGCGGGAACGCTTATCCGTCCAACACCATTAAAATCCAGCCCCCTGTCCCAGCAACGGCCACCCCCCCGCACCCCTACTCCCGGTTATCATTCCTCTAATTCTATTTCTATCCCGCGCTCCTCCACCCCCGTTAAGGCATCGTCTTCTCTAAATTCCCAG GGAGATTATGGAGGCCCGAAGCCAAAACGGGAATGTGTAGCAGATTGGGTTTCTCAGAACGACGACGTTGTTAGGAGCTTGCCCATTTATGTTGGAGGGCTGTCGCTATTAGCTGTTCTCGTTAATCGCACTATTTCCGGCATTGCTCCGGTTGCTGATGCCAGCAG TTCTCAGTCTAGAGCAGATCTATTGACCCTTGGATTGGCTGTCACAAACATCCTGAATGGTCTAGTATGGCTTTCTATCAGACCAAAATCTGTGTCTGCG GTAAACCCTGAAGGTGCGGAGTGCCAAAGTATATGTCCTTTGCTTCCTGATTTCATATCGTCAGAGCTCCTTTG GGTATGGGAGTCTCTATCAGATGCAACATGCTGCAGGTCTCTCATTATTGTGTATGATAAGAGAGTCATCCTCCAAATAGGGTTTGCTACTGCATCGTCTAATACTCACGATGCAGTAGTGGTTGATGTTGATAAATTGATGAAAGGATCGCTTTACCAGGGTGCTTTGAAATCCAAATCAC AGAGCTACTTAGCCAACTTATCTCTTTATCCTGCCAAGTCTGAGTTGCCATTTCTACCTCCCAATACACAG TCATCTTGCAACCCCTTGGTGATAAAGGACTCGCCATAA
- the LOC140004085 gene encoding protein COFACTOR ASSEMBLY OF COMPLEX C SUBUNIT B CCB4, chloroplastic-like isoform X1 → MGAGTLIRPTPLKSSPLSQQRPPPRTPTPGYHSSNSISIPRSSTPVKASSSLNSQGDYGGPKPKRECVADWVSQNDDVVRSLPIYVGGLSLLAVLVNRTISGIAPVADASSSQSRADLLTLGLAVTNILNGLVWLSIRPKSVSAVNPEGAECQSICPLLPDFISSELLWVWESLSDATCCRSLIIVYDKRVILQIGFATASSNTHDAVVVDVDKLMKGSLYQGALKSKSQSYLANLSLYPAKSELPFLPPNTQAVILQPLGDKGLAIIGGDMIRGFTTSDQAWITLVGEKLDATLAKMNNIPVNA, encoded by the exons ATGGGGGCGGGAACGCTTATCCGTCCAACACCATTAAAATCCAGCCCCCTGTCCCAGCAACGGCCACCCCCCCGCACCCCTACTCCCGGTTATCATTCCTCTAATTCTATTTCTATCCCGCGCTCCTCCACCCCCGTTAAGGCATCGTCTTCTCTAAATTCCCAG GGAGATTATGGAGGCCCGAAGCCAAAACGGGAATGTGTAGCAGATTGGGTTTCTCAGAACGACGACGTTGTTAGGAGCTTGCCCATTTATGTTGGAGGGCTGTCGCTATTAGCTGTTCTCGTTAATCGCACTATTTCCGGCATTGCTCCGGTTGCTGATGCCAGCAG TTCTCAGTCTAGAGCAGATCTATTGACCCTTGGATTGGCTGTCACAAACATCCTGAATGGTCTAGTATGGCTTTCTATCAGACCAAAATCTGTGTCTGCG GTAAACCCTGAAGGTGCGGAGTGCCAAAGTATATGTCCTTTGCTTCCTGATTTCATATCGTCAGAGCTCCTTTG GGTATGGGAGTCTCTATCAGATGCAACATGCTGCAGGTCTCTCATTATTGTGTATGATAAGAGAGTCATCCTCCAAATAGGGTTTGCTACTGCATCGTCTAATACTCACGATGCAGTAGTGGTTGATGTTGATAAATTGATGAAAGGATCGCTTTACCAGGGTGCTTTGAAATCCAAATCAC AGAGCTACTTAGCCAACTTATCTCTTTATCCTGCCAAGTCTGAGTTGCCATTTCTACCTCCCAATACACAG GCAGTCATCTTGCAACCCCTTGGTGATAAAGGACTCGCCATAATTGGTGGTGACATGATCCGGGGATTCACTACTTCTGACCAG GCATGGATCACCCTGGTTGGAGAAAAGTTAGATGCTACACTTGCAAAAATGAACAATATTCCGGTGAATGCATAA
- the LOC113716256 gene encoding uncharacterized protein — MDASDLINELLDEILLEIFVTLSVKEAARTAVLWYGMVNYEEERSKYVNCFASRRDKDELTNIDRWIQFAAAKGVSRLEFNFSDEFVIHPRRQTRHLSEAERCYTSPTPITELMKLGRDLKQLASLRLRSVGLADEHVPCFLHNCPQLEELSIVHAPSLSDVKVVAAKVGHALRLKHLEISECKGLQHLEVVASF, encoded by the exons ATGGATGCCTCAGATCTTATTAATGAATTGCTGGATGAAATCCTGTTAGAAATCTTTGTTACGCTGTCAGTTAAAGAGGCAGCCAGAA CGGCTGTTTTATGGTATGGTATGGTAAATTATGAAGAGGAACGAAGCAAGTACGTGAATTGCTTCGCATCAAGGAGGGACAAGGATGAACTGACTAACATCGACCGATGGATCCAGTTTGCAGCAGCCAAGGGGGTTAGCAGGCTTGAGTTCAACTTTTCAGATGAGTTTGTAATTCATCCACGACGTCAGACCCGCCATCTTTCGGAGGCTGAAAGGTGTTACACCTCGCCAACTCCAATAACTGAGTTAATGAAATTAGGCAGGGACTTAAAGCAGCTGGCTTCCCTCCGCCTGCGCTCTGTCGGTCTAGCCGATGAGCACGTGCCTTGCTTCTTGCATAATTGTCCCCAACTGGAGGAGCTATCAATTGTTCATGCACCATCTCTAAGTGATGTGAAGGTTGTTGCTGCCAAAGTTGGCCATGCTCTTAGGTTGAAGCACTTGGAGATCAGCGAGTGCAAGGGGTTGCAGCATCTTGAGGTCGTTGCCTCTTTTTAA
- the LOC113717213 gene encoding glycosyltransferase family 92 protein RCOM_0530710 gives MDSSDQRRKRKRLLRTSAASQTSYLLVLPSHLFSVRSLLLCFTFFTFLYLLSYTAKIHSSVFRPVLVVSSLSLLSSSSDSVQHFDELISLPFKIEDRVLLPDHILLLVKNNGTVKRNQELDCVYWRSIVSEGRNIDGLEARQSLVAKLNVLSVDENDEFRLIVRCPLPPVNYSAVVNLQRRWRNGIENLGDENGLRGISNQSVHKWERVAYTATLDGDTAVVFVKGLNLRQQRESDPRQFSCHFGLGNWEADGKFLLTTKAVTAAQEVVRCLLPRSIKRAPEKAQGISVTIGVTTHVRSRAHEHVVFPSVAKIFSPKSIEGGVGGRGKYELCVCTMVWNQGSALREWIMYHAWLGVERWFIYDNNSDDNIKQVIGELERENYNVTRHVWPWVKTQEAGFSHCALRAKDECNWVSFMDVDEFFYFPYSTPRHQTFREVGYAGQNSLRTLVANVSSSPRIAEIRTTCHSFGPSGLSKQPPQGVMAGYTCRLQSPERHKSIIRPMALDATLLNVVHHFHLRNGFKYLNLPQSTAVINHYKYQVWDVFKAKFYRRVATYVADWQENHNEGSRDRAPGLGTEAIEPPNWPQQFCEVWDTGLRDFVLANLVDTSNGLLPWETSSLDQ, from the coding sequence ATGGATTCTTCAGACCAAAGGAGGAAGAGAAAACGGCTACTTAGAACATCTGCAGCATCGCAAACTTCATATCTATTAGTTCTACCTTCTCATTTATTTTCAGTAAGATCTCTTCTTCTTTGTTTCACCTTCTTCACCTTTCTTTACCTCCTATCCTACACGGCAAAGATTCATTCTTCAGTTTTTAGGCCAGTTTTGGTAGTTTCTAGCTTATCTTTATTGTCTTCTAGTAGTGATTCCGTTCAACATTTTGATGAGCTCATATCGTTGCCATTTAAGATAGAGGATCGGGTTTTGTTGCCTGATCATATACTTTTGTTGGTAAAGAATAATGGGACAGTGAAGAGAAATCAAGAATTGGATTGTGTTTACTGGAGAAGCATAGTTTCTGAAGGTAGGAACATCGATGGTCTGGAGGCAAGGCAGAGTCTTGTTGCCAAGCTGAATGTTCTGTCCGTTGATGAAAATGACGAATTTAGATTGATTGTCAGATGTCCACTTCCGCCTGTCAATTACTCTGCTGTGGTAAATTTACAAAGGCGCTGGAGAAATGGGATTGAGAATTTAGGGGATGAAAATGGCTTACGGGGGATTAGTAATCAGTCAGTTCATAAGTGGGAACGTGTGGCCTATACTGCTACTTTGGATGGGGACACTGCTGTGGTGTTTGTAAAAGGTTTGAATCTTAGGCAACAACGAGAATCGGATCCGAGGCAGTTCAGCTGCCATTTTGGGTTGGGGAACTGGGAGGCGGATGGAAAATTTTTGCTCACGACAAAAGCTGTTACGGCTGCTCAAGAGGTTGTGAGGTGTTTGTTGCCGCGGAGTATCAAGAGGGCCCCTGAAAAGGCTCAGGGAATTAGCGTGACAATTGGAGTGACAACCCATGTTCGTTCCAGAGCTCATGAGCATGTGGTTTTTCCTTCTGTGGCTAAGATTTTTAGTCCGAAGTCTATCGAGGGTGGGGTTGGTGGTCGGGGAAAGTATGAGCTCTGTGTGTGTACAATGGTGTGGAATCAGGGCTCTGCTTTGCGTGAATGGATTATGTATCATGCTTGGCTGGGAGTTGAGAGGTGGTTCATTTATGATAACAATAGTGACGATAACATCAAACAGGTAATTGGGGAGCTCGAGCGAGAGAACTACAATGTCACCAGGCATGTGTGGCCTTGGGTTAAGACTCAGGAAGCTGGTTTCTCTCATTGTGCTCTTAGAGCAAAGGATGAATGCAATTGGGTTTCGTTCATGGATGTTGACGAGTTTTTCTATTTTCCCTATTCAACACCAAGGCATCAGACATTCAGGGAAGTGGGCTATGCTGGTCAGAATTCACTACGGACTCTGGTGGCAAATGTTTCATCATCCCCAAGAATTGCAGAGATAAGAACTACTTGCCATAGTTTTGGGCCATCAGGATTGAGTAAACAGCCTCCTCAGGGAGTTATGGCAGGATACACTTGCCGACTTCAGAGTCCTGAGCGACACAAATCAATTATTCGCCCCATGGCCCTTGACGCTACCCTTCTGAATGTGGTGCATCACTTCCACTTAAGAAATGGATTCAAGTACCTAAATTTGCCTCAGAGCACAGCTGTGATAAATCATTACAAATACCAGGTGTGGGATGTTTTCAAAGCAAAATTTTACAGAAGAGTTGCAACCTATGTTGCTGATTGGCAAGAAAACCACAATGAAGGGTCTAGGGATAGAGCTCCTGGCTTGGGAACCGAGGCCATCGAACCTCCCAATTGGCCACAACAGTTTTGTGAGGTTTGGGACACTGGCCTACGAGATTTTGTTTTGGCCAACTTGGTTGATACCTCAAATGGTCTGTTGCCCTGGGAAACATCTTCTTTAGACCAATGA